Proteins encoded together in one Chitinophaga sp. LS1 window:
- a CDS encoding beta-N-acetylhexosaminidase, with the protein MTTARLLDFRLRLLLSRSGLILFFALIMVRTYANDGRIKIIPEPVKVTEQSGEFTLDNGTVLSLSDSKLKETADWFTTRLKASTGYDLKRSNSGKKSIRLELNAKADDAIGEEGYTLKVTPSEVVLKANTTSGIFYGLQTILQLLPPDIESQSVKNVAWTMPCADILDYPRFGWRGLMLDVSRHFFTKEEVKQFMDEMIRYKYNTLHLHLADDEGWRIEIKSLPELTKVGAWRVPRTGRWGKLPADLANEKATDGGFYTQEDIKELLKYAAARGITILPEIDVPAHSLAMIASYPNLSCTQLPYKVNAGREFYTREDNVLCVGNDSIFTVLDKVFTELAALFPSKYIHVGGDEAYKGFWKTCPRCKARMEHEHLKDVDELQSYFVKRMETMLKAKGKKMIGWDEILEGGLAPEATVMSWRGMSGGITAAKMNHHVVMTPWDFVYLDLYQGEQSAEPPTYGMCRLSDSYNYDPVPDSVDEKYILGGQGNLWTESVPVFRHVEYMTWPRSIALSEVYWSPKAKRNWDDFIPRLEDNFKRLDAADIKYARSVYNVIFRPVRINRYDYEINLATEIKGLDLYYSFDNTNPDAHYPKYTGQPLRWPVGANILKVITYRNGKPVGAQVDITKEDLAKRLDEKRHVY; encoded by the coding sequence ATGACTACAGCACGATTGTTAGATTTTAGGTTAAGGTTGCTCTTATCAAGGAGCGGATTAATTCTTTTCTTTGCCCTGATAATGGTTCGTACCTATGCTAATGATGGAAGAATCAAAATCATCCCTGAGCCAGTGAAGGTGACGGAACAAAGTGGGGAATTTACGCTGGATAATGGAACTGTATTATCCCTCTCTGATAGCAAATTAAAGGAAACAGCAGACTGGTTCACTACCAGGCTAAAAGCCAGTACTGGTTATGATCTGAAACGCAGTAATAGCGGAAAGAAAAGTATCCGTCTTGAGCTGAATGCAAAAGCGGACGATGCGATTGGCGAGGAAGGCTATACCCTGAAGGTAACTCCTTCTGAAGTAGTGCTGAAAGCCAATACCACCTCCGGTATCTTTTACGGTTTGCAGACTATCCTGCAACTGTTGCCTCCCGATATCGAAAGCCAGTCAGTAAAGAACGTAGCCTGGACGATGCCCTGCGCTGATATTCTCGACTATCCCCGTTTTGGATGGAGAGGATTGATGCTGGACGTATCCCGTCACTTCTTTACCAAGGAAGAAGTAAAGCAGTTCATGGACGAGATGATCCGCTATAAATACAATACCCTGCACCTACACCTTGCGGATGATGAGGGATGGCGTATCGAGATCAAGAGTCTGCCCGAACTGACGAAGGTAGGCGCGTGGAGAGTACCACGCACGGGTCGCTGGGGTAAACTGCCAGCAGACCTGGCCAATGAGAAAGCGACTGATGGCGGTTTCTATACTCAGGAGGATATTAAGGAACTGCTGAAATATGCAGCTGCCAGAGGTATCACTATCTTACCTGAAATAGATGTGCCGGCACATAGCCTGGCTATGATCGCATCTTATCCTAATCTCTCCTGCACACAACTACCTTACAAGGTAAATGCAGGCCGCGAGTTCTACACCCGCGAAGACAATGTACTTTGCGTAGGCAACGACAGTATCTTCACCGTATTAGACAAAGTGTTCACTGAACTCGCTGCATTATTCCCTTCCAAATACATTCACGTAGGGGGAGACGAAGCATACAAAGGTTTCTGGAAAACCTGCCCCAGATGTAAGGCCAGGATGGAACATGAGCATCTGAAAGATGTAGACGAACTGCAGAGCTATTTCGTTAAGAGAATGGAGACCATGCTCAAAGCAAAAGGTAAAAAGATGATCGGGTGGGACGAGATCCTGGAAGGTGGTCTGGCGCCTGAAGCAACCGTGATGAGCTGGAGAGGCATGAGTGGTGGTATCACCGCTGCCAAAATGAATCATCATGTAGTAATGACGCCATGGGACTTTGTATACCTGGATCTGTATCAGGGTGAGCAGTCTGCAGAGCCACCTACCTATGGTATGTGCCGCCTGTCTGATTCTTACAACTACGATCCCGTACCTGACAGCGTAGATGAAAAATACATACTGGGTGGTCAGGGCAACCTCTGGACAGAATCAGTTCCCGTGTTCCGCCATGTAGAATACATGACATGGCCGCGTTCTATCGCGCTCTCCGAAGTATACTGGAGCCCTAAGGCAAAAAGGAACTGGGATGACTTCATTCCAAGACTGGAAGATAACTTCAAAAGACTGGATGCCGCGGATATCAAGTATGCCCGCAGCGTATACAATGTGATCTTCAGGCCGGTGAGAATTAATCGTTACGATTATGAAATCAACCTGGCGACTGAGATCAAAGGACTGGATCTGTATTACAGCTTTGATAATACCAACCCTGATGCACATTATCCAAAATATACGGGTCAGCCCCTCAGGTGGCCTGTAGGTGCCAATATCCTGAAAGTGATCACCTATCGCAACGGCAAGCCGGTAGGCGCACAGGTAGATATCACCAAAGAAGACCTGGCTAAGCGGCTGGATGAGAAACGTCACGTATATTAA
- a CDS encoding RagB/SusD family nutrient uptake outer membrane protein, translated as MKKYILIVALLLTSSCGKWLDVKPQDGIIRDNYWQNKEQLKAAVIGCYSSLLNNGLVSELFVWGELRADMVSSTLNTAVDEVNIMQANILATNSYTSWSYVYSTINYCNTVIDYAAKVMETDKTLTQAALDGYLAEAHGLRALMYFYLLRTFGEVPLQLKATDSDNSLDQLEKSTQDQVYAQIVADLTFAETHALETYGSTAQDKGRLTKYGIYALEADVYLWNEKYDDCIAVCDKVINSGRYGLMDGSVQSQWFNNVFYIGNSAESIFEFQFDQQQLNPFYSMFIVATNRFIGSSRVMDEVYGIDLTDATKKDIRGDGGSIRATDQMIWKFAGATGGTTSVARTAADSWAHWFVYRYSDILLLKAEALAWVERGQEALDLVTTIRTRAGAIDGTSESPDPGSAIDVSNYILNERTREFAFEGKRWYDILRHAKRNNYAHLEIMLDMVAMTAPGSMQQSIINKYKDVRSHYLPINQYELQADKKLVQNPYYQ; from the coding sequence ATGAAAAAATATATTCTGATAGTCGCCCTGTTGCTCACCTCATCCTGCGGTAAATGGCTGGATGTAAAACCACAGGACGGCATCATCCGCGACAACTACTGGCAAAATAAGGAGCAGCTAAAAGCCGCTGTCATAGGTTGTTATTCCTCTTTGCTCAACAATGGACTGGTGTCAGAACTCTTTGTATGGGGAGAACTACGTGCCGATATGGTCAGCAGTACACTCAATACTGCTGTAGATGAAGTAAATATCATGCAGGCGAATATCCTGGCTACAAACAGCTACACCAGCTGGTCATATGTATACAGCACTATCAATTACTGCAATACCGTGATCGACTATGCGGCCAAAGTAATGGAGACCGACAAGACACTCACACAGGCAGCGCTGGATGGTTATCTTGCCGAAGCTCATGGTCTGCGGGCACTCATGTACTTCTACCTCCTGCGCACCTTTGGCGAAGTCCCCTTACAACTCAAAGCTACCGATAGTGACAATAGCCTGGATCAATTGGAAAAAAGCACACAGGACCAGGTGTATGCACAGATCGTCGCAGACCTCACCTTTGCAGAAACCCACGCACTGGAAACTTACGGTAGTACCGCACAGGATAAAGGTCGTCTTACAAAATATGGAATCTACGCACTGGAAGCCGATGTATATCTGTGGAATGAAAAGTACGATGACTGTATCGCTGTCTGTGATAAAGTGATCAACTCCGGCCGCTATGGATTGATGGATGGCAGTGTACAATCCCAATGGTTCAACAATGTATTTTATATAGGCAACTCTGCCGAGAGCATTTTCGAATTCCAGTTTGACCAGCAGCAGCTGAATCCTTTCTATTCCATGTTTATAGTGGCTACCAATCGTTTCATCGGCTCCTCAAGAGTAATGGATGAAGTTTATGGCATAGACCTTACCGACGCGACTAAAAAAGACATTCGGGGAGATGGCGGTAGCATACGGGCAACTGATCAGATGATCTGGAAGTTTGCCGGCGCCACAGGTGGTACGACTTCCGTTGCCAGAACTGCCGCAGACTCCTGGGCACACTGGTTTGTATACCGCTATTCCGACATCCTGCTGCTCAAAGCAGAAGCACTGGCATGGGTAGAGAGAGGGCAGGAGGCACTGGACCTGGTGACCACTATCCGTACCCGGGCAGGTGCTATAGATGGTACCTCAGAATCACCTGATCCCGGTTCTGCAATAGACGTATCCAATTATATACTGAATGAAAGAACCCGTGAGTTTGCCTTCGAAGGCAAGCGCTGGTATGACATACTGCGCCATGCAAAACGGAATAACTACGCACATCTGGAAATCATGCTCGATATGGTTGCCATGACAGCTCCCGGCAGTATGCAACAGTCGATTATCAATAAATACAAAGATGTACGAAGCCACTATTTACCCATCAACCAGTATGAGTTACAAGCTGACAAAAAACTGGTACAAAACCCGTACTATCAATGA
- a CDS encoding SusC/RagA family TonB-linked outer membrane protein, with the protein MNKLLFIICLLYSAALFARQEQLPQKKTIRGKVTDATTHLPVIGASVVELDKDKRTVTGVATNIDGNFAIRVADLQHQLSVSFISYKTIIQGINGRNTINVQLQPNTRDLNEFNVVARQTVNNGTGMNIEARNSTLATATIQAKELEELSAASIDQALQGRLPGVDIGTTSGDPGAGMSIRIRGTASINGSANPLIVLDGMPYDTEVPSDFNFGSADEQGYAQLLNIAPSDIKEITVLKDAAATAVWGSRAANGVLIITTKRGMVGRPAITYNFKGTFGKQPRNIPLLNGDQYSTLIPEEIANTNGLPLNINVNKEFLYDPSDPYWYYNYSNNTDWVKAITRIGYSQDHNISMTGGGEKARYYASIGYFDQKGTTKGTALTRITSKINLDYNVSNRIRFRSDITYTHVDNHLNYVPDKDYQVRGIAYTKMPNMAIYEYDEYGNVTPNYLSPASNIQGYYYTTYNPVAMVMESLYRQQGERITPKFNIQYDIVPSVLTSTFDVQFDINNTKAQTFLPQVATGRPVTETVVNRAGDSDGDIFDVYTKTNLIYTPKTNTQKHQLQALLSLQTEDRSYVTHNVLTSNTASSNFQDPSNPSRTANSDLDLESTSGRTRSVGLLLQGQYGLLDRYIINAGVRGDGNSRFGPDYRYGLFPSVSVRWRTSGEKFMRKYKFIDDLSFRASYGQSGAAPPDKAVWNYFNTYQPYSYTYLGMSGVYPSNMELTSLKWQTVVGTNLGFNLWVLKNRIRIDVEAYRNRTRDMFYENLQIPTYSGFSTVAMNVGTMDNQGWEVLLNTIPYRSKNLTIGFDLNIARNVNVVRKISEFFPRENSVAINQNGVYKTYLQIGNPFGSYYGFRYKGVYKDKDATIVRDANGKKIDGANGQTLYMRFNYPGTDYVFQPGDAMYEDINHDGNIDNKDIVYLGNGIPKITGGFGPNITFKGNLKLTTYFVYRVGYQLVNRADMITSNMYGYDNQSTVVLKRWRNPGDETNVPRALYRSGYNWLGSDRYVQDASFIRLQSLTLRYNFTKKVLDKLNIRNASFYFTVENLATWTKYKGQNPDVSMKGDNDPFAYPVDNALTPPARNFLMGISASF; encoded by the coding sequence ATGAACAAACTACTGTTTATCATCTGTCTTTTATACAGCGCTGCACTGTTCGCCCGCCAGGAACAGTTACCACAAAAGAAAACCATTCGTGGAAAGGTAACAGATGCCACTACCCACCTGCCGGTGATTGGCGCCTCAGTGGTAGAGCTGGACAAGGATAAGCGTACGGTAACAGGTGTAGCCACCAATATAGATGGCAATTTCGCCATTCGTGTCGCTGATTTACAACACCAGCTCTCCGTATCTTTTATCAGCTATAAAACCATCATACAGGGCATCAATGGGCGTAATACTATCAACGTACAGCTCCAACCCAATACCCGTGATCTGAACGAATTCAATGTCGTTGCACGGCAAACGGTGAACAATGGTACTGGTATGAATATCGAAGCGCGCAACTCTACGCTGGCCACTGCCACCATTCAGGCAAAGGAACTGGAAGAACTCTCCGCTGCCTCTATCGATCAGGCTTTGCAGGGAAGGCTGCCCGGTGTGGATATCGGTACCACCTCCGGTGACCCCGGTGCAGGCATGTCTATCCGTATTCGAGGTACAGCTTCCATCAATGGATCTGCGAATCCACTGATCGTATTGGATGGAATGCCTTATGATACAGAAGTACCTTCTGATTTTAACTTTGGCAGTGCAGATGAACAGGGTTATGCACAATTGCTCAACATTGCTCCCTCTGATATCAAAGAGATCACTGTGTTGAAAGATGCTGCTGCAACGGCTGTATGGGGCTCCCGCGCGGCGAATGGTGTACTGATCATCACGACTAAAAGAGGGATGGTAGGCAGGCCTGCCATCACGTATAATTTCAAAGGTACCTTTGGTAAGCAACCCCGCAATATTCCGCTCCTGAATGGCGATCAGTATTCTACCCTCATACCTGAAGAAATTGCAAACACCAATGGGCTGCCGCTGAACATCAATGTGAATAAAGAATTCCTCTACGATCCATCCGATCCATACTGGTATTACAATTATAGTAACAATACGGATTGGGTAAAGGCCATCACCCGTATCGGCTATTCACAGGATCATAATATTTCTATGACCGGCGGTGGTGAAAAAGCCCGCTACTACGCATCCATCGGCTACTTCGACCAGAAAGGAACGACGAAAGGTACCGCATTGACAAGGATCACATCCAAAATTAACCTGGACTACAACGTATCCAACCGTATTCGTTTCCGTTCAGACATTACCTACACACATGTGGATAACCACCTGAATTATGTTCCTGACAAAGACTACCAGGTACGCGGTATCGCTTATACCAAAATGCCGAATATGGCCATCTATGAATATGATGAATATGGTAATGTGACACCGAATTACCTGTCGCCTGCTTCCAACATACAAGGTTACTATTATACTACCTACAACCCGGTAGCGATGGTAATGGAAAGCCTTTACAGACAACAAGGGGAACGCATCACACCGAAGTTCAACATCCAGTATGATATCGTCCCATCTGTGCTCACATCTACCTTCGATGTACAGTTCGATATTAACAATACAAAAGCGCAGACCTTTCTGCCACAGGTGGCTACCGGCCGCCCGGTTACTGAAACTGTGGTAAACAGGGCAGGGGATAGTGATGGGGATATCTTCGATGTCTATACAAAAACGAACCTCATTTATACTCCAAAAACGAATACGCAGAAACACCAGCTGCAGGCACTGTTATCGCTGCAAACAGAAGACAGAAGTTATGTTACGCACAATGTGCTTACCTCCAACACCGCTTCTTCCAATTTTCAGGATCCATCCAATCCCAGCCGTACGGCAAATTCTGATCTGGATCTTGAATCTACTTCAGGCAGAACAAGAAGCGTAGGATTGCTCTTACAGGGGCAGTACGGATTATTGGACAGGTACATCATCAATGCAGGTGTAAGAGGCGACGGTAACTCCCGTTTCGGTCCTGATTACCGGTATGGTTTATTCCCTTCCGTATCTGTGCGCTGGCGTACCTCTGGTGAGAAATTTATGCGGAAGTATAAGTTCATAGACGACCTCAGTTTCAGGGCATCCTACGGACAGAGTGGCGCCGCCCCTCCTGACAAAGCAGTCTGGAACTACTTTAATACCTATCAGCCTTATTCATACACTTATTTAGGCATGTCGGGAGTATACCCCTCCAATATGGAACTCACCAGCCTGAAATGGCAGACAGTCGTTGGTACAAACCTGGGCTTTAACCTGTGGGTACTGAAAAACAGGATCCGTATTGATGTGGAAGCTTACCGTAACCGTACCAGAGATATGTTCTACGAAAATCTGCAGATCCCTACCTATTCTGGTTTTTCAACGGTTGCGATGAATGTGGGTACCATGGATAACCAGGGTTGGGAAGTACTGTTAAATACCATTCCTTACCGCAGTAAGAACCTGACGATCGGCTTCGATCTGAACATTGCCCGCAATGTGAATGTTGTGCGAAAAATATCTGAGTTCTTCCCAAGAGAAAACAGCGTAGCCATCAACCAGAATGGTGTGTATAAAACGTATCTGCAAATAGGGAATCCATTTGGTTCCTACTATGGGTTCCGCTACAAAGGTGTGTACAAAGACAAAGATGCGACTATCGTAAGAGACGCCAATGGAAAAAAGATCGACGGCGCCAATGGGCAAACACTCTACATGCGTTTCAACTATCCCGGTACTGACTACGTATTCCAACCCGGCGATGCAATGTATGAAGACATCAACCATGATGGTAATATCGACAACAAAGATATCGTATACCTCGGTAATGGTATCCCCAAAATAACCGGAGGTTTTGGTCCGAATATCACCTTCAAAGGTAACCTGAAACTCACCACCTACTTCGTTTACCGGGTAGGCTACCAACTGGTGAACAGGGCGGATATGATCACCAGCAACATGTATGGTTATGACAACCAAAGTACCGTTGTCCTCAAGCGCTGGCGCAATCCGGGCGATGAAACCAACGTACCCAGGGCACTCTACAGATCAGGTTACAACTGGTTAGGTTCTGACAGGTATGTACAGGATGCATCTTTCATCAGGTTGCAATCACTGACCCTTCGCTACAACTTTACCAAAAAAGTGCTGGATAAACTGAATATACGCAACGCGAGTTTCTACTTCACTGTGGAAAACCTCGCTACCTGGACAAAGTACAAAGGCCAGAACCCTGATGTATCCATGAAGGGAGATAACGATCCATTCGCTTACCCGGTGGACAATGCACTCACGCCACCTGCCAGGAATTTCCTGATGGGTATTAGTGCCAGTTTTTAA
- a CDS encoding fasciclin domain-containing protein, which produces MKILFRRSLVFGVGFLLLAITACRKKEFDAYYGRPDWLAQPIYQQLEARKNFTHLLATIDKAGYKDILGKAGYWTFFAPTDSAFENYFKANGLSGDDAIDSAHARRIVAYELVYNAYRKEQLVDQQTSAGPDTNQAFKRKTAYYDWVYAENGRLLIAANRNGTYATNDNNNKNIPYFIDGFLSQNGLSAADYNYFYPGAFYSGFNVADAKVLEADIPAENGIIHTIDKVITPLDNLERYLASNPNYSEFRSLLEKLVTYQSNADITHRNMVLTGDADSVFVKVYSAALAFSPNNENYLASGTDAQKSGWTLVVPTNDVLIPYEKKILEFYQTFEAAPPSVLTNLLNAHMWQTAVWPNKMSHTTNSQQEVPTFTQSNIVDKKVLSNGFFYGINAVQDANVFRTIYAKAFLDPNYSLMTRALDADLKYSIINPSISYTMFMMPDNLLRAAGYDWSSERNDWSYLASGSSIQYGSGAMDRVYRILQTSILTTNNGEMDDLSGEGIMEAWNGEYIKYKNNTVWASGNADAGTVLHINSIGKAANGQVFYTDGLLTFTENTIGYHLEKLATNDPAGFNSFFQYLKNSTLWTAATKDIVGTVPGTSYTIFVPVNSAITQAVQDGVLPGDKTTGTPNYTPTTDADKDKVVQFINFHILNRNTVVPDGKKEGAFETLMKTSDGDLSFIFINSQHPNSMELRDSYNDIAYLDYTRSNNLSARTVIHAITHYLRGK; this is translated from the coding sequence ATGAAAATACTCTTCCGAAGATCCCTGGTCTTTGGTGTGGGATTCCTTTTGCTTGCCATCACCGCCTGCAGAAAAAAGGAGTTCGATGCCTACTATGGACGTCCCGATTGGTTGGCACAACCAATATACCAGCAACTTGAAGCCCGCAAAAACTTCACCCATTTGCTTGCTACCATCGACAAAGCAGGCTACAAAGACATTCTTGGCAAAGCCGGTTACTGGACCTTTTTTGCACCTACTGATTCCGCTTTTGAAAACTACTTCAAAGCCAACGGCCTCAGTGGTGACGACGCTATCGACTCTGCCCACGCCAGAAGGATCGTAGCCTACGAGCTGGTATATAATGCGTATAGAAAAGAACAGCTGGTGGATCAACAGACAAGCGCAGGGCCGGATACCAACCAGGCCTTTAAGCGCAAAACCGCTTATTACGACTGGGTATATGCTGAAAATGGCCGGCTACTCATCGCTGCCAATAGAAATGGTACCTACGCTACCAATGATAATAATAACAAGAACATTCCTTACTTCATAGATGGATTCCTGTCGCAAAATGGACTTAGTGCTGCTGACTATAATTACTTCTATCCCGGTGCCTTTTATAGTGGCTTCAATGTAGCAGATGCAAAAGTACTGGAAGCCGATATCCCCGCTGAAAACGGCATTATCCACACCATTGATAAAGTCATCACCCCGCTGGACAACCTGGAAAGGTACCTCGCTTCAAATCCCAACTACAGTGAGTTTCGTAGTCTGTTGGAAAAGCTTGTTACCTATCAGTCCAATGCCGATATCACACATCGTAATATGGTGCTGACCGGCGATGCAGATTCTGTATTTGTAAAAGTATATAGTGCGGCCCTGGCATTCTCACCAAACAATGAGAACTACCTGGCCTCCGGCACCGATGCGCAGAAGTCAGGCTGGACGCTGGTCGTACCTACCAATGATGTGCTCATACCTTACGAAAAAAAGATCCTTGAATTCTACCAGACTTTTGAAGCAGCACCCCCTTCCGTACTCACGAACCTGCTGAATGCACACATGTGGCAGACAGCCGTATGGCCAAATAAAATGAGTCATACCACGAATAGTCAGCAGGAGGTACCCACCTTCACCCAATCGAATATTGTGGACAAAAAGGTATTAAGTAATGGGTTCTTTTATGGTATTAATGCTGTGCAGGATGCCAATGTATTCAGAACGATTTATGCCAAGGCTTTTCTCGATCCGAACTATTCACTCATGACCCGTGCACTGGATGCTGACCTGAAATATTCCATCATCAACCCCAGCATCAGTTATACCATGTTCATGATGCCGGACAATCTGTTGCGTGCCGCCGGATACGATTGGAGCTCTGAAAGAAATGACTGGTCTTACCTCGCATCCGGTAGTAGTATCCAATATGGTTCCGGTGCCATGGACAGGGTATACCGCATATTACAAACCTCCATCCTCACCACCAATAATGGTGAAATGGACGACCTCTCCGGTGAAGGTATCATGGAAGCATGGAATGGTGAATACATCAAATATAAAAACAACACCGTATGGGCCAGCGGTAATGCAGATGCCGGCACCGTATTGCATATCAACAGCATCGGCAAAGCCGCCAATGGACAAGTCTTTTACACAGATGGGCTGCTTACTTTCACTGAGAACACCATCGGTTACCACCTGGAAAAACTCGCTACCAACGATCCTGCTGGCTTCAACAGTTTCTTCCAGTACCTGAAGAATTCTACGCTGTGGACCGCCGCCACCAAGGATATCGTTGGCACAGTACCGGGTACCAGCTACACCATTTTTGTACCTGTGAACAGTGCCATTACACAGGCGGTGCAGGACGGGGTATTACCAGGTGATAAAACCACCGGCACACCTAATTATACCCCCACTACTGATGCGGATAAAGACAAGGTGGTCCAGTTTATCAACTTCCACATCCTGAACCGCAACACTGTAGTACCTGATGGTAAAAAGGAAGGCGCTTTTGAAACATTGATGAAGACCAGCGATGGCGACCTCTCTTTCATATTTATCAACAGTCAGCATCCCAATAGTATGGAGCTCAGAGATTCATACAATGATATTGCCTACCTGGATTACACACGTAGCAACAACCTCTCTGCCCGTACTGTCATCCACGCCATTACCCACTACCTCAGAGGGAAATAA
- a CDS encoding fasciclin domain-containing protein has product MKAFYIILILFIAGCKKSPIVSQTSDEVTIIGYLENYPDQFSEFRKILNITGDDGFLGVYGTYTVFVPNNNAVASFLKSTGHSTLESMDVQKLKDIVKFCIIQDTINTTTFSDGKLSKLTMFGQYLITGAANVSGETRITVNRQANILKANIRVSNGIVHVVDNVLTPATETLAGMLANNPKYSIFTQALRETGLYDTLNVPAGSNTDSSRRWLTVLAESDSAINAAGFGTYAALKARYSHTGDPTQLEDSLHLYVDYHILYGVKYLADIVTSSSHTTLAPLEVVTAKLSGQHVLINDDDFNGVHETGVELERSTSDNSATNGVLHNSLGHFAVKIRNPVPVYWDVADFPEIRNLPAYFRKQAYAYSLTNMPADFVVPGPSTMTYSVGSTYVNGDFLMIPLGGPGRSTYIDMKTPLLVKGKYKVWICYRVQKQSNSSNNLNQISIDGEVMQRTMNFTTAMPASTAGEMEAQGWKWYTDPTSNNWGARLVGTIEIKTTERHTLRFTTLQGTQNNNNLDMIHFIPQDMDQLYPRFKADGTQVPRP; this is encoded by the coding sequence ATGAAAGCGTTCTATATTATCTTAATTCTTTTTATTGCGGGTTGTAAAAAGTCGCCCATCGTTTCGCAAACCTCAGATGAAGTGACCATCATCGGTTACCTGGAAAACTATCCTGACCAGTTCTCCGAATTCCGGAAGATCCTCAACATCACCGGCGATGATGGATTCCTGGGGGTATACGGTACGTACACTGTCTTTGTTCCTAACAACAATGCGGTGGCATCGTTCCTGAAAAGTACAGGACATTCCACCCTGGAATCAATGGATGTGCAAAAGCTAAAGGACATCGTGAAGTTTTGTATCATACAGGATACCATCAATACTACTACTTTCTCTGATGGTAAGTTGTCAAAGCTCACCATGTTTGGGCAATACCTCATCACAGGTGCGGCAAATGTGAGTGGTGAAACCAGGATCACGGTGAACAGACAGGCGAATATTTTAAAAGCAAATATCCGTGTAAGCAATGGCATCGTTCACGTAGTGGATAATGTATTAACTCCTGCCACAGAAACATTGGCAGGCATGCTCGCCAATAATCCAAAGTACAGCATATTCACACAGGCACTCCGTGAAACGGGTTTGTATGATACCCTGAATGTGCCGGCCGGCAGTAATACAGATAGCAGTCGAAGATGGTTGACGGTGTTGGCAGAATCTGACTCTGCCATCAATGCTGCGGGCTTTGGTACTTATGCAGCGCTCAAAGCACGTTATTCACATACCGGTGATCCAACACAATTGGAAGACAGTTTGCATTTATATGTAGACTATCACATCCTGTATGGCGTAAAATACCTCGCTGACATTGTCACTTCCTCTTCGCATACTACCCTGGCGCCACTGGAAGTAGTCACCGCTAAACTCTCCGGCCAGCATGTACTGATCAATGATGATGACTTCAATGGTGTGCATGAAACAGGTGTAGAGCTTGAAAGAAGTACTTCTGACAACTCTGCTACCAATGGTGTATTGCACAATTCCCTCGGCCATTTCGCTGTCAAGATCAGGAACCCGGTACCTGTCTACTGGGATGTAGCCGACTTTCCTGAAATCCGCAACCTGCCAGCTTATTTCCGCAAGCAGGCCTATGCGTATTCTCTCACGAATATGCCGGCGGACTTCGTTGTGCCCGGACCTTCTACCATGACTTATTCCGTAGGCAGCACGTATGTAAACGGCGATTTTCTAATGATACCCTTAGGTGGTCCTGGTCGCAGTACTTACATCGATATGAAAACACCGCTGTTGGTAAAAGGGAAATATAAAGTATGGATCTGCTATCGTGTACAGAAACAATCGAATAGTTCCAACAACCTGAACCAGATCTCTATAGACGGCGAAGTGATGCAGCGTACCATGAACTTCACTACTGCCATGCCGGCTAGTACCGCAGGTGAAATGGAAGCACAGGGCTGGAAATGGTATACTGATCCTACCTCCAACAACTGGGGCGCACGACTGGTGGGGACCATTGAAATCAAAACTACTGAACGCCATACCCTCCGGTTTACAACGCTACAGGGAACACAGAACAATAACAATCTGGACATGATCCACTTTATCCCACAGGATATGGATCAGCTCTATCCACGTTTCAAAGCTGATGGTACACAGGTACCAAGGCCATGA